In a single window of the Caloranaerobacter ferrireducens genome:
- a CDS encoding helix-turn-helix domain-containing protein: protein MSISYILANRIKELRTERNITQEEMAKVLGTSRQRYSRLENGQTSISYVVIKKIAEYFNIPTSEITKVTEEKKDLVSLFREKSDKTKAVKAVEKIEEILKVFSAHEKLYYQMKKGDCI from the coding sequence ATGAGTATAAGTTACATTTTAGCTAACCGAATAAAAGAGTTACGTACAGAGCGAAATATAACTCAAGAGGAAATGGCAAAAGTATTAGGGACATCAAGACAGCGTTATTCAAGATTAGAAAATGGGCAAACTTCAATATCTTATGTAGTAATAAAAAAGATTGCTGAGTATTTTAATATTCCTACTAGCGAGATAACAAAAGTAACGGAAGAAAAAAAAGATTTAGTTAGTTTATTTCGTGAAAAGTCTGATAAAACTAAAGCTGTTAAAGCTGTTGAAAAGATTGAGGAAATTTTAAAGGTATTTTCTGCTCATGAAAAGTTATATTATCAGATGAAGAAGGGTGATTGTATATAA